TTTCATTAAACATactacatttattttttaatttggtatgaagaaaataaagtaataaaagaataatgtgGTTGATATTGGGAGGTTGTTGGGTGCAGAGAGAAGGTTGTTGTGCCCGTGACGAAGCCGTACATAACGTTTGAGGGAGCGGGAAAAGAAGTGACGGTGATCGAATGGCATGATAGGGCCAGCGACCCTGGTCCCAACGGACAGCAACTGCGTACTTACAGAACTGCTTCTGTCACTGTTTTCGCCAACTATTTCTCTGCTCGCAATATCAGCTTCAAGGTATACACAACTCTTGGCTACTCTTATCATgtctttattatttaaaattgttatacaaattaaaatgttTCACTAAATTTCTTAATGAGAAATTCTAAGTAACCAAATATAACATAAGCCAACTCAGttaactcttttttctttttaattttgaaatttcagAAAATATGGGTAATAGGGAGTTATACTTGTTTTCACGTGAATAACTATCTTTTTGACAGAACACAGCGCCAGCACCAATGCCGGGGATGCATGGCTGGCAAGCGGCGGCGTTTCGAATATCCGGTGACAAAGCATACTTCTCAGGCTGTGGATTCTACGGAGCACAAGACACTCTTTGCGACGACGCTGGCAGGCATTACTTCAAGGACTGCTATATCGAGGGTTCAATTGATTTCATATTTGGGAATGGCAGATCCATGTACAAGgtaattagtaattaaattaatctttaGTTTTTTATCCAACTCTAATGGTATAATTGATTTTTCGTGGAAAAGGTACTTCTCTTTTGTAGTGGCAACACAGATAAGATCCAACGGAACTGTAATATATGCTAAAGATatgtagtaaaaaaaatattatttatacattaaaattagttactaacTTCGactaaatatatgtataatttaatttatttttaatgcgtatttatattctaatctgatgactgattttaatatatatacattataGTCAAATTTTATATCACGAGGTTGGATTAGGTCAGAGACAAAGACAAAGATAGAGAGGGTAGGGAATTAGTGGTACTGAATACATGAAAAAGGAAAcgagcttttttctttttgtcacaGTGCACCTTTAATTTGTGTCAGCTTAAAAGAGAATCAAAAGAAGCACACGCTATATTATATGCACATGCTGACATGCATAATGGAACATAAAACTACATTATATAATGAGACATACGGACACAGCATTCATAAAGCACTAATTAACGGCTTCTTAATAggatataattatttaagtaaTAAAGCATTCATAAAATTACGTatacctctttttcttttttgtttctttcaagtaaaagaattttaattaaacCCTACATCCATGTCCTTAGTGGCGTGTGTTTATATGTAAAAGAGAATCATAACTGAAAATGCTGATATTTACGTGGAGAGTAATAATgcaatatatatgtatgtatgtatgcatTCTGGTATGTCCTACTCAAGATTGCTTTGGATAAAGTTCATATATATAgttgaaaattgattgataggattagaatatattattattcatttatttgatTATGACTTATGACTTATGAGTGGTTACTCAGGATTGCCAGCTACACTCAATAGCAACGAGATTTGGCTCCATAGCAGCCCATGATAGGAAACAGGCAGAGGAGAAGACGGGCTTTGCATTCGTGAGATGCAGGGTGACGGGCACAGGCCCGCTCTATGTGGGCAGAGCCATGGGCCAGTACTCCAGAATTGTCTACTCTTACACTTACTTCGATGACATTGTTGCTCATGGCGGCTGGGATGATTGGGACCATGCCAACAATAAGAACAAGTAAGCCTCCTAAATTTTCCCATAACAAAACTCTACATAAATTCATCGCTAGTTAAGTACATATTGATACCAATATACTTAAAAGCTTTTGAAACTTATTAACCCAAGTCAGATGATTTTCGAAGCACATTACCTCTTTTGAAAGCAATTTTATACTGTTTGAATTGAGAAATGTTTCAACCAAACATTCAATCACAATAAATCATGTTAACCTAATTAGCTAAAAAGAATATGCAAATATAAGAATTAGCAGGTAGGTCCCCCCGTCTCTAGTGATTTTTGACTGATGATGGAGTACGGTCCATGACCAATCTTCATGAATTGGCTTTGGATGGAATTTTGACTATTCAGTGACCCACTTGTATTGGGTTCATAACCTCTTCTCCCTTCTTTTTCGGCTTGTCCTCCATACTCTAATGATTGTTAAAAAAGGACATATAATTGAAGATCAAAACAAacagaaaaatgaaagaaagaaagtactatataattataatgttatttgtaaataccaaaaaaaaatgtttatttgTACAGCAACCTCACATCTTATGTGGATCTGGAAATGAGATTATCATAATGGTGTTGCTcaacataattttataattattgcttatcaaaaatgctatttatacactaaaatcaactaccatatatttatatataaatatatatattgtttaacttatttttaatatatattttgtattctaacatatattttatactagtgattgattttaatatacatcTATCATAATTTATATATCTAAAGTGAATAATTCCACGGGAACAGGACTGTGTTCTTTGGAGTGTACAAGTGTTGGGGGCCAGGAGCAGAGGCAGTACGTGGGGTATCATGGGCCAAAGAGTTAGATTTCGAATCTGCCCACCCATTTCTCGTCAAGAGCTTTGTCAATGGCAGACACTGGATTGCGCCTTCTGATGCCTAGCTATATTCAGCCCAATCGTTGAagggaaaaaatatatatagacatTGCATCGAAGTATTGAAGGATAATTCATTCATTTGTTCTATCTTACAGAGGGACCATCGTCAATGTATTGTATTgattattctttctttcttgctttttttattattatttatttttttaagtgtatTGATTATTCTTTGATTAAATTCAAATGTAATAAAACGACAATTGTAACGGAGCTATATTTGTTTCAAATAAATATGATAcgattaagaaataaaaatggtTTTGATGATATTGCTGCTTTAGAGTTTAGAGGGCCTTCGAGTCTGGCCTTCAAAGAGGAGAGTCATTCTtcattcttttgcatttgtaaTGCCTAATCAACTTGGTTATTTAACATATATGCaaataggattaggattttctaaattttgtatttCACTTTAAAAGGTAAACTATAATTTATCAGAATTTATTTCATaggtaaaactaaaaaaaatatagagaaaacaTTCAATAATAGAAGATCTCACTTTGTCCTCTAAAgtgaaaatctaaaatttagaaaatccaaattcataaaaattttaaaagatccAAAGTCATACAAATAATATAGGCATggtttatttagttttttaagtGCTAGAGACACAAGGTGGTCCAAACTTGGTGCCCTGGAAGAGAGTGGTAAGGGGTGCTTGAGGCGCCAGTATGGGCGCCTAAGGCGCCATGTATGAGTCACAAAATTGATCCTTGGAAGAGTGATGAAAGAGGGTTGAGGCACTAGTTTGGGTGCCTAAGGCGCCAATGTTGAAGCATAACTTGATGGCCCTAGAGAGTAGTTGCAAGGGGCGCCTGAGGCGCCATGTTTGGGCGTCTAAGGCGCCATGTTTGAAGCAAAACTTTGATGTGGTGTCAACCTGTATGGACGAACCTAGCAATACTCAATTTCTCTTATAGGTGGCAAAGACACAGAATTATAAATAACATTTAGGCCACAATTTCTACAAACAAAACTAGTACAAGAAGTGTTCAATCTGATAACAACAGCATTAGCTATGATAATTTTAAaccgaaaacaaataaaatttctttaacAAACGAAACATGATGAGTGACACATAAAAAGAGATGGAACAGAGAACAAGTATTATAGAAAGCATTTGAATTGAAGGTAAGCCTATCATAGAAGATGAATGCATTGTCACAGTGTGAATTCAGAGCAAAGGAAAACGCACCACAGTATTCCTGAAAGTGGGTACAGAATTACCAACATATAAATTTGGGGAAAACAAACTATGTGGACCAATCGTAAATGGGTAAACAAATAAGGTCCACGGAGTGTACCTTAGAATGATGTTGCAAGTTCGGGTAACAGAAGAAAAGGAAGGGAAGAGAAGGAGGACTTAACATTTCACCTTCCATGACACCAATGTTGCAAACACACGCTAGTAGAAAACACATACATAGCCATAGCTTTGAACATGTACGAACATGGTGAAAACTGATACTCGAATCGCTTGTAGTATCTAAATTCTAGAGctactatatatatacatcCACTAAGCCACATTTTACGCCTCTACGACTACTAGAAACTCGAAACTCATTTCATTTGTGTTAAGGTGGCACAAGTCAACTGATTAATTCAGCATGAGGGCCAAATTAAGATTGTTCTTTCGTTTTTGCTGAACAGCATTGATTGATATCAAAACAAAAGAGCATAGGCATTTCAGCACTAAACTTAGAAAGAGAATTAtgtgcaaaaataaaatatggtttttatattaaactagtAACAAAAACACGTCGTTCAAAGTACataatcaaaacattaacttgATTAAGAGGGGTAAAAAAAAGTAACTAGCGACATAAATTTAAATCTAAGGAAGACGTTGATTGAAGAAGCATGTTACTCTCACTTCTCGGACGAGTTGGGTCCCCTCTTCTTGCCGAATCCAACCACTACAAATTAGAAAACCCCAAATCAGAAACAGTCGGAAAAAAATGGAGAGGAAAGCAAAATTAGGGTTTAGAAAAAGGGAATACCGGCGGTGACGAATCGGCGATTGTACTGCATGCGCTTGTGGGCACGGCCACgcggcttcttcttcttgtcctGTTTAGCAACCTTGGGAGTT
The Arachis duranensis cultivar V14167 chromosome 5, aradu.V14167.gnm2.J7QH, whole genome shotgun sequence genome window above contains:
- the LOC107488227 gene encoding probable pectinesterase 68, whose protein sequence is MACLSLQLLLLCFTTLTIHATKVTCAEPYHHRSTLRTLSSSSSTKSSSNHRRNHTWVGPIGQRVITVDVNGGGQFRSVQAAVNAVPDNNRMNILIQISPGYYIEKVVVPVTKPYITFEGAGKEVTVIEWHDRASDPGPNGQQLRTYRTASVTVFANYFSARNISFKNTAPAPMPGMHGWQAAAFRISGDKAYFSGCGFYGAQDTLCDDAGRHYFKDCYIEGSIDFIFGNGRSMYKDCQLHSIATRFGSIAAHDRKQAEEKTGFAFVRCRVTGTGPLYVGRAMGQYSRIVYSYTYFDDIVAHGGWDDWDHANNKNKTVFFGVYKCWGPGAEAVRGVSWAKELDFESAHPFLVKSFVNGRHWIAPSDA
- the LOC107488228 gene encoding 40S ribosomal protein S30, which encodes MGKVHGSLARAGKVRGQTPKVAKQDKKKKPRGRAHKRMQYNRRFVTAVVGFGKKRGPNSSEK